A genomic segment from Aspergillus puulaauensis MK2 DNA, chromosome 1, nearly complete sequence encodes:
- a CDS encoding serine/threonine protein kinase (COG:M;~EggNog:ENOG410PF8H;~InterPro:IPR010920,IPR011992,IPR016688,IPR006685, IPR002048,IPR018247;~PFAM:PF00924;~TransMembrane:6 (i131-153o165-184i219-237o257-282i491-517o523-546i);~go_component: GO:0016020 - membrane [Evidence IEA];~go_function: GO:0005509 - calcium ion binding [Evidence IEA];~go_process: GO:0055085 - transmembrane transport [Evidence IEA]) encodes MSGRPGLAEKRLSSHRFQQIPDTMHNPNDVTIDIPLTNVSSRGQTGARSNGTNVLASPSAGLSTGGQASYSAGEKGGLTSSPPSSQGFGHRRRRDITEKSGRTEEDPEDGSINRLGRFYQAVLNFSIITRYMIYVIPLAALLAVPIIVGATAAPNAKIGGVALPWFFTWIEVVWVSLWVCKLVAKTIPYVFQFVSGIVSSGTRKYALVLRNLELPITTVLWMIVSLVTFLPIMVYNARNQQDGDTGTKAWEKSVKNILFALLVCSLIFLGEKTLVQLISISYHRKQFDARIKESKRHVHLVGVLYDASRSMFPMYCKEFRDDDAIISDSILAALPDGGRPGHNRSNSSAPLRFIRGVGQNVGKFGGKISGAIGDVAQEITGKQVFNTSSSRSVVSEALERRRSTEALARRIWMSFVVEGREALYPDDIIEVLGTGKEIEAEQCFSMLDKDGNGDISLDEIILAISEIGRTRKTLNHSMHDVDQAIHVLDNLLATVAFIIAVLVFLSFVTSGFGTVIAAGATTLLSLSFVFATTAQEVLGSCIFLFVKHPFDIGDRVEIDTKPYIVERISLLYTVLRNVNDNRITQAANVVLNTVWIDNYSRSAAMQERITIEVNFDTTTAEIQALREEIEMFVRDNDNHRDFQQEVDIDVVGVGALDKMEITISLFHKSNWAIESVRAARRTKFMCALVAAVRKVPIRAPGAAAEETPAEDNDNSDDKSDDGKSDDKESPKRQSSTTEGMRRSATDNSFPDASKSTGVDLGRPGSVQRRGAGAAGSTYSESTLHNNGSNDPYRNPQSPASGGDAEYYRTSAPSPIAERHLSVNHGSLTRGASTASTGRRKAGSSTSNTIPSPTEPTLPSHLQPPPLQPSYQQPPSPYNYSDGYHDQAGSSTAQQPLDHGEEMDPSRMQGPPLPPLPQVYEYAPTPREEHEPRDPRYMTEEQRRDYEARRF; translated from the exons ATGTCAGGACGGCCTGGCCTTGCAGAGAAGCGTCTGTCGTCTCATCGCTTCCAGCAAATTCCTGACACCATGCACAATCCCAACGATGTCACAATTGACATCCCATTGACCAACGTATCCAGCCGTGGTCAGACTGGTGCGCGCAGCAATGGCACCAACGTTCTTGCTTCACCATCTGCTGGCCTTTCGACTGGAGGACAAGCCAGTTACAGTGCTGGCGAAAAGGGAGGATTGACCTCCAGCCCTCCCAGCTCACAGGGGTTTGGCCATCGCCGACGCAGAGACATCACAGAGAAATCCGGCCGCACGGAGGAAGACCCAGAGGACGGGTCCATCAACCGCTTAGGCCGCTTCTACCAAGCTGTTCTCAATTTTTCAATCATCACTCGCTACATGATCTATGTTATTCCCCTTGCTgctctcctcgccgtccCGATAATTGTTGGGGCCACCGCTGCACCTAATGCTAAAATTGGTGGTGTTGCACTCCCTTGGTTTTTCACTTGGATTGAGGTTGTCTGGGTGTCGCTGTGGGTGTGTAAACTGGTCGCCAAAACGATTCCTTATGTTTTCCAGTTCGTCTCTGGAATTGTTAGCTCCGGAACACGAAAATATGCCCTCGTCTTGCGAAACTTGGAGCTTCCCATCACTACAGTGCTCTGGATGATTGTTTCACTTGTTACTTTCCTACCT ATTATGGTCTACAATGCGCGAAATCAACAGGACGGCGATACCGGGACCAAGGCCTGGGAAAAGTCCGTCAAGAACATCCTATTCGCCTTGCTGGTCTGCTCTTTGATTTTCCTCGGTGAGAAGACACTTGTTCAACTTATTTCTATAAGCTATCATCGCAAGCAATTCGATGCCAGGATCAAGGAGTCTAAACGTCATGTACACCTGGTTGGCGTCCTCTACGACGCCTCTCGCAGCATGTTCCCTATGTACTGTAAAGAGTTCCGCGACGACGATGCGATCATCTCCGACTCCATTCTCGCTGCGTTACCTGATGGGGGCAGACCCGGCCACAACCGCTCGAATTCGTCTGCCCCCCTTCGGTTCATTCGTGGAGTAGGCCAGAATGTCGGCAAATTCGGTGGTAAGATCTCAGGTGCGATTGGCGATGTTGCCCAGGAAATCACCGGCAAGCAAGTCTTCAACACCAGCTCCTCACGGTCTGTTGTTAGCGAAGCGCTGGAGCGTCGCCGCTCTACCGAAGCTTTGGCCCGGCGAATCTGGATGTCATTCGTGGTTGAAGGCCGTGAAGCGCTTTATCCTGATGACATTATCGAAGTTCTTGGAACTGGAAAGGAAATTGAAGCCGAGCAATGCTTTTCTATGCTGGACAAGGACGGGAACGGCGATATCAGTCTGGACGAGATCATCTTGGCCATTTCTGAGATTGGGCGCACGCGCAAGACGCTGAACCACAGCATGCACGATGTCGACCAGGCTATCCACGTTTTGGATAACCTTTTGGCCACGGTTGCATTCATCATCGCtgttcttgtcttcctctcGTTCGTCACTAGCGGATTTGGCACTGTTATCGCTGCCGGTGCTACTACCCTCCTTTCCCTCAGTTTCGTCTTTGCAACTACTGCTCAGGAAGTGCTGGGTTCCTGTATCTTCCTGTTCGTCAAGCATCCCTTCGACATTGGGGACCGGGTGGAGATCGATACCAAGCCTTACATCGTTGAGCGTATCTCGCTGCTGTACACAGTCCTCCGCAACGTGAATGACAACCGTATCACCCAAGCCGCAAATGTTGTTCTCAACACTGTGTGGATCGACAACTACTCTCGTTCTGCTGCCATGCAGGAGAGAATAACCATTGAAGTCAACTTCGATACGACAACCGCCGAAATCCAGGCTTTGAGAGAGGAAATCGAGATGTTTGTTCGTGACAACGACAACCACCGCgacttccagcaggaggTTGACATTGATGTCGTGGGTGTCGGCGCTCTCGACAAAATGGAGATCACAATCAGCCTTTTCCACAAATCCAACTGGGCCATCGAGTCCGTCCGCGCCGCTCGCCGTACCAAGTTCATGTGTGCTTTGGTCGCCGCTGTTCGCAAGGTCCCGATCCGTGCCCCTGGAGCTGCCGCTGAAGAAACCCCTGCCGAAGACAACGACAACTCCGACGATAAGTCCGACGACGGCAAGTCTGATGACAAGGAATCACCCAAGCGCCAGTCATCCACAACCGAGGGAATGCGCCGCTCCGCCACCGACAACTCCTTCCCTGACGCATCCAAATCCACCGGTGTCGACCTTGGCCGCCCGGGATCCGTCCAACGCcgcggcgccggcgccgcagGCAGCACCTACAGCGAAAGCACCCTCCATAACAACGGCAGCAACGACCCATACAGAAACCCTCAGTCCCCAGCCAGCGGCGGTGACGCGGAGTACTACCGCACCTCCGCCCCGTCCCCGATCGCCGAGCGCCATCTCAGCGTCAACCACGGCTCCCTCACCCGCGGTGCATCAACCGCCTCAACCGGCCGCCGCAAGGCAGGAAGTAGCACCAGCAATACCATCCCCTCGCCCACGGAACCCACTCTACCTTCCCACCTGCAGCCTCCACCACTCCAGCCGTCCTACCAGCAACCTCCTAGCCCGTATAACTACTCTGACGGGTATCATGACCAGGCCGGTTCCTCTACTGCGCAGCAGCCACTAGACCACGGTGAGGAGATGGACCCGTCTAGAATGCAGGGccctcctctacctcctctACCTCAGGTTTACGAGTATGCGCCGACTCCCCGGGAGGAGCACGAGCCCCGTGATCCGCGGTATATGACTGAAGAGCAAAGGAGAGACTACGAAGCGCGCAGGTTTTAA
- the BPL1 gene encoding biotin--[acetyl-CoA-carboxylase] ligase BPL1 (BUSCO:EOG09261666;~COG:H;~EggNog:ENOG410PI1A;~InterPro:IPR004408,IPR019197,IPR004143,IPR029062;~PFAM:PF03099,PF09825;~go_function: GO:0004077 - biotin-[acetyl-CoA-carboxylase] ligase activity [Evidence IEA];~go_process: GO:0006464 - cellular protein modification process [Evidence IEA]) gives MATTNTNTAGKKINVLVYSGDGTTVESVRHCLYTLRRLLAAHYAVIPVTAEMLIKEPWTLTCALLVIPGGADLGYCRALNGAGNRRIEQFVRRGGAYIGFCAGGYYGTKHCEFEVGDKTLQVIGDRELAFYPGTCRGGAFRGFVYHSEAGARAAQLTVSKESLDSGAVPTNFRSYYNGGGVFVDAPSYADKGIEVLASYAERLNVNPGSGAAAVVYCPVGNGAAILTGPHPEFAAVNLDPKNGGPEYAEAIEAIAADDKARTDFLKACLLKLGLQVAQDTTHVPSLSSLHFSSSSGDAERVLKSLEQLVGDGEYLKDEYDTFKIEKSGVYSMGSLAESLPAETKESASETTESEGIVDYQSIIKRLVVHDDVPSSKMTPYFNHHAFYTHLRDYQAKSKEGASLFGSNLLYGEVLTSTNTVLEKNGKLLRNLPAGTTATATTQVAGRGRGSNVWVSPAGSLMFSTVVRHPMEKMQSAPVVLIQYLAALAVVQGVQSYDEGYKSIPIKVKWPNDVYALDPEQPEHKKQYTKICGILVNSQYSSNEYTSVVGIGINTTNALPTTSIAALAARFVGRKAAPVTLEKLLARILTVFEDLHIRFLRTGFDRSFEEMYYDAWLHTNQIVALEAEGGVRAKIKGVTRDYGLLLAEELSWDDRPTGRVWQLQSDSNSFDFMRGLVKRKVN, from the exons ATGGCGACGACAAATACCAACACCgcggggaagaagatcaatGTGCTAGTCTATTCTG GCGATGGCACCACCGTCGAATCCGTCCGCCACTGCCTCTACaccctccgccgcctcctcgccGCCCACTATGCCGTGATCCCCGTTACAGCGGAGATGCTCATCAAAGAGCCCTGGACGCTTACATGTGCCTTGCTCGTAATACCAGGCGGTGCGGATCTAGGCTATTGCCGCGCCCTCAATGGCGCGGGCAATCGCCGGATTGAACAGTTCGTTCGCCGCGGAGGAGCCTACATCGGTTTCTGCGCCGGAGGATACTACGGGACCAAGCATTGCGAATTCGAGGTGGGCGATAAGACCTTGCAGGTCATCGGTGACCGCGAGCTCGCATTCTACCCCGGGACCTGTCGCGGCGGGGCATTCCGTGGCTTTGTCTACCATAGCGAGGCCGGTGCGCGGGCTGCGCAACTGACGGTCTCGAAAGAGTCGCTGGACTCTGGCGCTGTTCCGACGAACTTCCGATCTTACTACAATGGTGGCGGGGTGTTTGTTGATGCACCCTCATACGCGGACAAGGGCATCGAAGTCCTCGCAAGCTACGCCGAACGTCTCAACGTCAATCCTGGCTCTGGGGCTGCAGCGGTGGTGTATTGCCCTGTGGGCAACGGTGCAGCTATTCTAACTGGGCCGCATCCCGA GTTCGCGGCCGTCAATCTCGATCCTAAGAACGGAGGCCCCGAGTACGCAGAAGCCATTGAAGCTATAGCCGCGGACGATAAAGCCCGAACCGACTTTCTGAAAGCATGTCTGTTGAAATTGGGATTGCAGGTTGCGCAAGATACAACGCATGTGCCCTCCCTATCGTCTTTGCATTTCTCATCGTCTTCTGGTGATGCAGAACGGGTGCTAAAATCGCTTGAACAACTAGTCGGCGACGGGGAATACCTGAAAGACGAGTACGACACCTTTAAGATTGAAAAGTCCGGTGTATACAGTATGGGATCCCTCGCGGAGTCTCTCCCCGCAGAAACCAAAGAGTCCGCATCTGAGACCACTGAAAGTGAAGGAATCGTGGATTATCAATCAATTATAAAACGTTTGGTTGTTCATGATGATGTCCCGTCATCAAAAATGACGCCCTATTTCAACCATCATGCATTCTACACCCATCTTCGAGATTACCAGGCGAAATCAAAGGAAGGCGCTTCGCTCTTTGGCTCAAACCTCTTGTACGGCGAGGTCTTGACCAGTACCAACACAGTTCTCGAAAA AAATGGTAAGCTCCTGCGCAATCTTCCCGCCGGTACGACTGCAACCGCTACTACCCAAGTAGCCGGGCGAGGTCGAGGCTCCAACGTTTGGGTGTCTCCGGCCGGGTCTCTCATGTTCTCCACCGTTGTACGCCACCCAATGGAGAAGATGCAGTCCGCTCCAGTCGTGCTCATCCAATACCTCGCGGCGCTGGCAGTGGTACAGGGTGTGCAGAGCTACGACGAGGGTTACAAATCCATACCCATCAAGGTGAAATGGCCGAATGACGTCT ATGCCCTGGACCCCGAACAACCTGAACACAAGAAGCAGTATACCAAGATCTGTGGCATCCTAGTAAACTCGCAATATTCATCGAACGAATACACGTCCGTCGTCGGTATTGGCATCAACACCACAAACGCCCTTCCCACAACATCTATAGCGGCGCTGGCTGCCCGCTTTGTAGGCCGCAAGGCCGCCCCAGTTACTCTAGAGAAACTCCTAGCTCGTATCCTCACCGTCTTCGAAGACCTGCATATCCGATTCTTACGGACAGGTTTTGACCGCAGCTTCGAGGAGATGTACTACGATGCATGGCTCCATACGAATCAGATCGTTGCGCTCGAGGCAGAGGGAGGGGTGCGTGCAAAGATTAAGGGTGTGACTCGTGACTATGGGCTGCTACTTGCTGAGGAACTTAGCTGGGATGATCGACCTACAGGGCGGGTGTGGCAGTTGCAAAGCGATAGCAACAGCTTTGATTTCATGCGGGGGCTTGTGAAGAGGAAGGTTAACTAA
- a CDS encoding uncharacterized protein (COG:O;~EggNog:ENOG410PZF5) encodes MPSAYTTRPHLSWILGLEPPREPRCVGYDISRGRRCNTEVTPRDRDIAQTFLDMTATQFHAGRPVDYLLELIAPRVLCRGNHQRLAPLLVARWEREIAAVEALDNTPRPLSEGYTYDTGYGYEYSYEHDNHAEPGVGSRRGRIYQGIQDKVQGLRERIRDIHFRRLWPDLSSFTIFCRGRGSIVDEDNDAHDQSYWNFYYDSTFDYYYRPYIDPTYTFEPLYAGSSHTEPRPPAPASTCEAHRRPVEGDCSICLCSLLEPAPTDPSSTSWQWNATDSGSSSDPYNDWYRGMGWWNYIPGGGHVNEDEVEEREGRFGSVSWCRAKCGVNFHTSCIDSWLYMAGRATCPVCRSPWVFG; translated from the coding sequence ATGCCATCAGCATACACCACCAGACCACACCTCTCCTGGATCCTAGGCCTAGAACCACCCCGAGAACCGCGCTGCGTCGGGTACGACATCTCGCGAGGCCGCCGCTGCAACACCGAAGTCACCCCGCGAGACCGCGACATCGCGCAAACCTTCCTAGACATGACCGCCACGCAATTCCACGCCGGACGGCCTGTTGATTATCTTCTCGAACTTATTGCCCCGCGCGTGCTATGTAGGGGCAATCATCAGCGTCTGGCTCCTCTGCTTGTTGCtcggtgggagagggagattgCGGCGGTTGAGGCACTTGATAATACCCCGAGACCGTTGTCAGAGGGGTATACATACGACACTGGGTACGGATACGAATACAGCTATGAACATGACAATCATGCAGAGCCGGGCGTGGGCTCTCGGCGCGGGCGAATATACCAGGGGATCCAGGACAAAGTGCAAGGACTGAGGGAGCGGATCCGCGATATTCATTTCAGGAGGCTATGGCCTGACCTTTCATCATTCACAATCTTTTGCCGTGGTCGGGGCTCgattgttgatgaagacaacGATGCTCATGACCAGTCCTACTGGAATTTCTATTACGATTCTACGTTCGATTACTACTACAGGCCGTATATCGATCCTACATATACGTTTGAACCTCTATACGCCGGATCCTCGCACACTGAACCTCGGCCTCCCGCCCCAGCTTCTACTTGCGAGGCGCACCGCCGACCCGTCGAGGGGGATTGCAGTATATGCTTATGCTCACTGCTAGAGCCTGCCCCGACTGATCCCAGCTCTACGTCTTGGCAATGGAATGCAACGGATTCCGGGTCATCGTCTGACCCTTATAATGATTGGTATCGAGGAATGGGGTGGTGGAATTATATTCCTGGCGGGGGTCATGTTAACgaagatgaagttgaagagagagaaggtcGGTTCGGCTCGGTGTCCTGGTGCAGAGCGAAATGCGGCGTCAACTTCCATACGAGCTGCATTGATAGCTGGCTGTATATGGCTGGTCGAGCTACTTGTCCTGTTTGTAGAAGTCCTTGGGTGTTTGGTTGA
- a CDS encoding putative mitochondrial genome maintenance protein Mgm101 (BUSCO:EOG0926484N;~COG:L;~EggNog:ENOG410PMX3;~InterPro:IPR009446;~PFAM:PF06420;~go_component: GO:0000262 - mitochondrial chromosome [Evidence IEA];~go_function: GO:0003697 - single-stranded DNA binding [Evidence IEA];~go_process: GO:0000002 - mitochondrial genome maintenance [Evidence IEA];~go_process: GO:0006281 - DNA repair [Evidence IEA]), which produces MAFLRALRATEPLLQRSTIYQATPRRIASLNPQYTRPASNRSFTQRSYPQQSQSTPTPTTPKPNSPSSTPSPAAARAESIASQPTPTSSTTSNISKTGLSDKPLELDNTPAEKIDWTRSFHGLSAEPFPKEAADILLAETSPEEVEIKPDGILYLPEIKYRRILNRAFGPGGWGLVPRSESIVTPKTVTREYALVCNGRLVSVARGEQDYFSPDGIPTATEGCRSNALVRCCKDLGIASELWDPRWIRKFKAQHTREAFVEHVVNRRKTKIWLRKDDPVSYPWKETK; this is translated from the exons ATGGCCTTCCTCCGCGCGCTCCGGGCCACGGAgcctcttctccagcgaTCAACGATCTACCAAGCCACTCCCCGCCGCATCGCGTCTCTCAACCCCCAATATACCCGCCCAGCATCCAACAGGTCGTTCACCCAACGCTCATACCCTCAacaatcccaatccaccccgacaccaacaacaccaaagccCAACTCCCCGAGTTCAACCCCCTCCCCTGCAGCGGCGCGTGCCGAATCGATCGCCTCCCAACCGACCCCCACCagctcaacaacatccaacaTCTCCAAAACCGGTTTATCCGACAAACCTCTCGAGCTTGACAACACGCCGGCCGAGAAGATCGACTGGACGCGCTCCTTCCACGGTCTCTCCGCAGAACCTTTTCCCAAAGAAGCCGCCGATATTCTCCTCGCAGAGACGAGCCCCGAGGAAGTCGAGATCAAGCCCGATGGCATCTTATATCTACCCGAGATCAAATACCGCCGCATCCTAAACCGGGCGTTTGGACCCGGCGGATGGGGCCTTGTTCCTAGAAGTGAGAGCATTGTTACCCCGAAGACGGTGACGAGGGAGTACGCTCTAGTTTGTAACGGGCG CCTCGTCTCCGTAGCCCGCGGCGAACAAGATTACTTCTCCCCCGACGGAATCCCCACCGCAACAGAAGGATGCCGATCCAACGCTCTGGTGCGGTGCTGCAAGGACCTAGGAATCGCAAGCGAGCTGTGGGATCCGCGATGGATTCGGAAGTTCAAGGCTCAGCATACGCGGGAAGCCTTTGTGGAGCACGTCGTGAACCGCAGGAAGACCAAGATCTGGCTTCGCAAAGACGACCCGGTTTCGTACCCGTGGAAGGAGACGAAATAG
- a CDS encoding uncharacterized protein (COG:S;~EggNog:ENOG410PQMG;~InterPro:IPR037238,IPR012816;~PFAM:PF08719) yields MTQEPPSNNSYLTNPDIRVTDSHIYFLRGILSNWHPSPEPFTGKRALELCLAQLDTLGIPHPAGDATSTRLVESFSFRRGEQWMMAMKAWLFERDSVPLGESVIDKDALDGLQSEMLNIKPLPRTADAQRRTLWESSLCRIMRTNSPKSQKMLGRKVPNFRDDLWTKASGAVVVAGCVARAEVDDELKGLYLASGRRVFVEGSRRDRVWGVGLDWKSQEILEKNNWRGSNRLGEAHDDAARMVKAKKTSPLEE; encoded by the coding sequence ATGACTCAAGAACCCCCCTCGAACAACTCCTACCTCACAAACCCCGACATTCGCGTCACAGATTCACATATTTACTTCCTTCGCGGTATCCTCTCCAACTGGCATCCCAGCCCTGAGCCCTTCACCGGGAAACGCGCGCTCGAGCTGTGCCTTGCCCAACTCGACACGCTCGGAATCCCACATCCGGCCGGGGATGCGACATCTACGCGTCTCGTAgagtccttctccttccgccGAGGCGAGCAATGGATGATGGCTATGAAAGCCTGGCTGTTTGAACGCGACTCCGTCCCGCTCGGCGAGTCAGTCATTGACAAGGATGCCCTGGACGGGCTTCAAAGTGAGATGCTCAACATCAAGCCACTCCCTCGGACCGCAGACGCGCAGCGAAGAACACTCTGGGAATCATCGCTGTGCCGGATCATGCGCACGAATTCGCCCAAGTCGCAGAAGATGCTGGGGCGCAAGGTGCCGAACTTCAGGGATGATCTGTGGACGAAGGCGTCGGGGGCAGTTGTGGTTGCGGGGTGCGTAGCGCGGGCGGAGGTCGATGACGAACTGAAGGGTTTATACCTGGCAAGTGGGCGGAGGGTGTTTGTTGAAGGGAGTCGCCGTGATCGCGTTTGGGGGGTTGGCTTGGACTGGAAGAGTCAGGAGATTCTCGAAAAGAACAATTGGCGGGGCTCGAATCGGCTGGGAGAGGCCCATGATGACGCGGCGAGGATGGTGAAGGCAAAAAAGACGAGCCCATTGGAGGAGTAG
- a CDS encoding uncharacterized protein (COG:O;~EggNog:ENOG410PQYJ;~InterPro:IPR010625,IPR039870;~PFAM:PF06747;~go_component: GO:0005758 - mitochondrial intermembrane space [Evidence IEA];~go_process: GO:0033617 - mitochondrial cytochrome c oxidase assembly [Evidence IEA]), whose protein sequence is MISKKEEKPKVAAEVDDDEPDDWDKRIFSTGCAVEQDKLNECYWAKKDWRSCKKEMERFRECWKRQGNDERTETKDA, encoded by the exons ATGATAtcgaaaaaagaagagaagccaaAAGTGGCTGCGGAAgttgacgacgatgagccTGACGACTG GGACAAGCGGATCTTCAGCACTGGTTGTGCAG TGGAGCAAGACAAGTTGAATGAATGCTACTGGGCTAAAAAGGACTGGAGGAGCTGTAAGAAAGAG ATGGAGCGTTTTCGCGAGTGCTGGAAGCGACAGGGTAACGACGAACGcaccgagaccaaggacGCCTGA
- a CDS encoding phytanoyl-CoA dioxygenase family protein (COG:Q;~EggNog:ENOG410PIVP;~InterPro:IPR008775;~PFAM:PF05721) has translation MQFGILRPLLLIYSPALPRHTTITCILHTGDNYTKLHLEIMAVTNGHTNGHSRPARNRLFHAESSVNIEDFKKICSRTTDPSTYPLASAIQQNIPIYDASSFDPLNSSQTAPLQDEWYDILESGPGIFVLKGMYDPSRYNTTLAATNTAFQRIIDAERQSTAKKGDHFASGGKNDRIWNSFSKHAFADPTSFADYYANPWLKTVSEAWLGPAYRVTAQVNIVKPGGAAQDSHRDYHLGFQDLDSCAAFPRSIQRASQYLTLQGAVAHSDMPPASGPTRFLPFSQTYEPGYLAWRRDEFRAFFQERYIALPLALGDGLFFNPAVFHAAGANETPPAGADGLGGFHRKANLLQIGCGLGKTMEAVEAAPIVQRCWEEMVKRYKAAGGKVDAELDALVRAVGDGYPFPTNLDARPPAPNGMAPESEQELLVRGLREGWDTETVVEELRRLVRDSGAVAA, from the coding sequence ATGCAATTCGGAATTCTTCGTCCACTGCTTCTGATTTATAGCCCCGCCCTTCCCCGCCATACAACTATCACTTGCATACTACATACTGGAgataactatactaaattaCATCTCGAGATCATGGCGGTGACAAACGGACACACAAACGGGCACTCCAGGCCAGCTCGCAACAGACTATTCCACGCCGAATCCTCCGTCAACATCGAGGACTTCAAAAAGATCTGCTCCCGCACCACAGATCCAAGCACCTACCCACTCGCATCAGCCATTCAACAGAACATCCCCATCTACGACGCCTCATCGTTCGATCCACTCAACTCCTCCCAAACAGCCCCTCTCCAGGATGAATGGTACGATATCCTCGAATCCGGCCCGggcatcttcgtcctcaagGGCATGTACGACCCATCCCGATACAACACCACCCTAGCCGCAACAAACACGGCCTTCCAACGCATAATCGACGCAGAGCGCCAATCGACCGCGAAAAAGGGCGACCATTTCGCGTCCGGCGGTAAAAACGACCGTATCTGGAACTCCTTCTCCAAACACGCCTTCGCCGATCCAACCTCCTTCGCAGATTACTACGCCAACCCGTGGCTCAAGACCGTCAGCGAGGCCTGGCTCGGCCCTGCATACCGCGTAACTGCCCAGGTCAATATCGTTAAACCCGGTGGCGCAGCCCAGGATAGTCACCGCGACTACCATCTAGGTTTCCAGGACTTGGACTCCTGCGCTGCGTTCCCGCGCTCTATCCAGCGCGCAAGCCAATACCTTACCCTCCAAGGCGCAGTCGCGCACAGCGACATGCCCCCTGCCTCGGGGCCTACGAggttcctccccttcagccAGACGTATGAGCCGGGGTACCTTGCGTGGCGGCGAGATGAGTTCCGCGCGTTCTTCCAGGAGAGGTACATCGCGTTGCCGTTGGCGCTGGGCGACGGGCTGTTCTTCAACCCGGCTGTGTTCCACGCTGCGGGTGCGAATGAGACCCCGCCAGCGGGCGCTGACGGGCTGGGCGGGTTCCATCGCAAGGCGAATCTGTTGCAGATTGGGTGTGGGCTGGGTAAGACGAtggaggcggttgaggcGGCGCCGATTGTGCAGCGGTgctgggaggagatggtgaagcGGTATAAGGCTGCGGGCGGGAAGGTGGATGCGGAGTTGGATGCGCTTGTGAGGGCTGTGGGCGATGGGTATCCGTTTCCGACAAATTTGGATGCGAGGCCACCGGCGCCGAATGGGATGGCGCCGGAGAGTGAGCAGGAGCTGTTGGTTAGGGGGTTGAGGGAGGGGTGGGATACGGAGACTGTGGTGGAGGAgttgaggaggctggttAGGGATTCGGGGGCAGTTGCTGCGTGA